One window from the genome of Pelodictyon luteolum DSM 273 encodes:
- a CDS encoding HEPN domain-containing protein, with amino-acid sequence MGLHEDVGYRLNLAGGFLKEAEQDFGLSRWRSCTAGSVLVVENAGIAVLMLFGVSPSTHKPGMHLSQLLSEGTLERKAAELIEELLPMFEQHDSHEKMLAKYGDEAGCRLPWEIFGEPEASAALDAARKAVRIASDLAAIVLPKDMKK; translated from the coding sequence ATGGGTTTGCATGAAGATGTAGGTTACCGTCTCAATCTTGCCGGAGGGTTCCTGAAAGAGGCGGAACAGGATTTCGGGCTCAGCCGCTGGCGCTCATGCACCGCCGGCTCGGTGCTGGTCGTTGAAAACGCCGGCATTGCGGTGCTTATGCTCTTCGGCGTGTCACCTTCGACCCACAAGCCGGGCATGCACCTCTCGCAGCTGCTCTCGGAAGGAACCCTAGAGCGCAAGGCCGCCGAGCTGATCGAAGAGCTGCTTCCGATGTTCGAGCAGCATGACTCGCATGAAAAGATGCTGGCCAAGTACGGCGATGAGGCCGGATGCCGCCTTCCCTGGGAGATTTTCGGTGAGCCGGAGGCATCGGCTGCACTCGATGCCGCCCGGAAAGCCGTTCGGATCGCGAGTGACCTTGCAGCCATCGTGCTGCCAAAAGACATGAAGAAGTGA
- the rfbA gene encoding glucose-1-phosphate thymidylyltransferase RfbA, translating into MKGIILAGGSGTRLYPVTRGTSKQLLPVYDKPMIYYPLTTLMLAGIREILIITTPEDQPSFMKLLGDGSDWGIRLTYAVQPSPDGLAQAFIIGEEFIGGDDVALVLGDNIFFGYGFSQMLHSAVKTVTEDRKSCVFGYAVSDPERYGVAEIDAEGNVLSIVEKPEHPKSDYAVVGLYFYTGDVVEVAHGVRPSERGELEITAVNEEYLRRGKLKCSMLGRGFAWLDTGTHESFQEAGNFIQTVEKRQGLKVACPEEIAWRNGWISTDALKELALPLMKNQYGQYLLRLLSRP; encoded by the coding sequence ATGAAAGGAATCATACTTGCCGGAGGATCCGGCACCCGGCTCTATCCTGTGACGAGGGGGACCAGCAAACAGCTCCTTCCCGTCTACGACAAGCCGATGATCTACTACCCCCTCACGACCCTCATGCTTGCTGGCATCAGGGAGATCCTCATCATCACAACTCCTGAAGACCAACCGTCGTTCATGAAGCTTCTCGGAGACGGGAGCGACTGGGGGATCAGGCTGACCTATGCGGTGCAGCCATCTCCCGATGGTCTTGCCCAGGCGTTCATCATCGGAGAAGAGTTCATCGGCGGGGATGATGTCGCGCTGGTGCTTGGCGACAATATTTTTTTCGGGTACGGGTTCAGCCAGATGCTGCATTCCGCGGTCAAAACAGTCACGGAGGATCGGAAGTCCTGCGTGTTCGGCTATGCGGTCAGCGATCCCGAGCGCTACGGAGTGGCGGAAATCGACGCAGAGGGTAATGTGCTCTCCATTGTGGAAAAACCCGAGCATCCCAAGTCGGACTATGCCGTCGTGGGGCTTTACTTCTATACCGGTGACGTGGTCGAGGTCGCTCACGGCGTGCGTCCCTCCGAGCGCGGCGAACTTGAAATCACCGCAGTCAACGAAGAGTACCTCCGCCGCGGCAAGCTCAAATGCTCCATGCTTGGCAGGGGGTTCGCATGGCTTGACACCGGAACGCACGAGTCGTTCCAGGAGGCAGGCAATTTCATTCAGACGGTTGAGAAGCGGCAGGGTCTGAAAGTGGCCTGCCCCGAGGAGATTGCCTGGCGGAACGGCTGGATCTCCACAGATGCCTTGAAGGAACTCGCACTTCCGCTCATGAAAAACCAGTACGGACAGTACCTTCTTCGGCTGCTTTCGCGTCCTTAG
- the rfbC gene encoding dTDP-4-dehydrorhamnose 3,5-epimerase, giving the protein MRVTATIIPDVLELEPEVLGDQRGYFLESFRQDVIEESVGRVSFVQDNESKSRRGVLRGLHFQKPPYTQSKLVRVVSGRVLDVALDIRIGSPWYGRHVACELDGERKNMLWVPKGFAHGFVVLSDEAVFAYKCDNYYMPSHEGGIHWNDPALGIDWKLDPSLILVSARDSSLPGLSSADSFRYEEFSADRIYRR; this is encoded by the coding sequence ATGCGTGTAACCGCAACCATCATCCCCGATGTTCTCGAGCTCGAACCCGAAGTGCTGGGCGATCAGCGGGGCTATTTTCTTGAATCCTTCCGTCAGGACGTCATCGAAGAGTCTGTAGGCAGGGTCAGTTTTGTGCAGGACAATGAGTCGAAGTCCCGCCGGGGGGTGCTGCGCGGGCTGCATTTCCAGAAACCGCCCTATACACAGTCGAAGCTGGTGCGCGTGGTGTCGGGCAGGGTGCTCGATGTCGCCCTCGATATCCGTATAGGGTCTCCGTGGTACGGTCGGCACGTGGCCTGCGAGCTTGACGGGGAGCGGAAGAACATGCTCTGGGTGCCGAAAGGGTTTGCTCACGGGTTCGTGGTTCTCTCGGATGAGGCAGTGTTCGCCTACAAGTGCGACAACTACTACATGCCGTCGCACGAAGGCGGCATTCACTGGAACGATCCCGCGCTCGGCATCGACTGGAAGCTCGATCCATCACTCATCCTTGTTTCTGCAAGGGATTCCTCCCTTCCCGGGCTTTCTTCCGCCGACTCGTTCCGCTATGAGGAGTTTTCAGCCGACAGGATCTACCGCCGATGA
- the rfbD gene encoding dTDP-4-dehydrorhamnose reductase — MNILVAGGRGQLGSELQALRKGAGAHRFLFLDRPDLDITDSGSVRGAFDRFQPDVVVNAAAYTAVDRAEEDREAAFLVNRDGAGVLAGCSRDAGAFFIHVSTDYVFDGTASRPYREEDMPCPEGVYGRSKFEGERLVASVDPSHAIIRTSWLYSAYGQNFVKTMLRLGRERESLGVVFDQTGTPTHAADLASAVLHIALRHDPAFHYRGVWHYSNEGVASWYDFAHAVMEFAGLPCRVEPITSREFPQVAVRPAYSVLDKSAVKRDWDLRIPYWQDSLKTLLTTINPR; from the coding sequence ATGAACATACTCGTTGCAGGCGGCAGGGGGCAGCTCGGTTCTGAGCTGCAGGCGCTCAGAAAGGGAGCGGGTGCACACCGATTTCTCTTTCTTGACCGGCCCGATCTTGATATCACCGACTCCGGAAGCGTCCGAGGGGCGTTTGACCGGTTTCAGCCGGACGTTGTCGTGAATGCTGCGGCCTATACCGCGGTTGATCGTGCAGAAGAGGACCGTGAGGCGGCATTCCTGGTCAATCGGGACGGGGCAGGGGTGCTCGCCGGGTGCTCCCGGGACGCCGGAGCCTTTTTCATCCACGTCTCCACCGACTACGTCTTTGACGGCACAGCCTCGAGGCCATACAGGGAAGAGGATATGCCTTGTCCAGAGGGTGTGTACGGACGCTCGAAGTTCGAGGGGGAACGACTCGTTGCATCTGTCGATCCTTCGCATGCCATCATCAGGACCTCATGGCTCTATTCGGCCTACGGGCAGAACTTCGTCAAGACCATGCTCCGGCTCGGCCGGGAGCGGGAGTCGCTCGGCGTGGTGTTCGACCAGACGGGTACGCCGACCCATGCAGCAGACCTTGCTTCAGCGGTCCTGCACATCGCCCTCCGCCACGATCCGGCATTCCATTACCGTGGCGTCTGGCATTACAGCAATGAAGGAGTCGCCTCCTGGTACGATTTTGCCCATGCCGTGATGGAGTTCGCGGGACTTCCTTGCCGGGTGGAGCCGATCACCAGCAGAGAGTTTCCACAGGTCGCTGTGCGTCCCGCTTACAGCGTGCTCGACAAGAGCGCAGTCAAAAGAGACTGGGACCTCCGGATTCCTTACTGGCAGGACTCCCTCAAGACACTCCTTACTACCATCAACCCCCGCTAA
- the rfbB gene encoding dTDP-glucose 4,6-dehydratase: MHLLITGGAGFIGSHVVRHFLSAHPDCRITNLDSLTYAGNLANLRDVEDNPRYTFLKGDITDRGFIDRLFGQTDIEGVIHLAAESHVDRSIADPTAFVMTNVIGTVNLLDAARRHWNGRYEGRRFYHISTDEVYGSLEKGTGMFTETTPYDPHSPYSASKASSDHFVRAYHDTYGLPVVISNCSNNYGPFQFPEKLIPLFINNIRNSKPLPLYGKGENVRDWLWVEDHARAIDVIYHRGRDGATYNIGGHNEWSNIDLVRQLCHIMDEKLGRRAGESEKLLTFVTDRAGHDLRYAIDSSLLQRELGWVPSLSFEEGLQKTVEWYLANEEWLGGVTSGAYQHYYEAHYGGR, from the coding sequence ATGCATCTGCTCATCACCGGCGGCGCCGGCTTCATCGGCTCACATGTGGTGCGCCACTTTCTTTCGGCCCATCCCGACTGCCGCATCACGAACCTCGACAGTCTAACCTATGCGGGCAACCTCGCCAACCTCCGTGATGTCGAGGATAATCCCCGCTACACTTTCCTGAAGGGAGATATCACCGACAGAGGCTTCATCGACCGGCTGTTCGGCCAGACGGATATCGAGGGCGTGATCCATCTTGCAGCCGAGTCGCATGTCGACCGCTCCATCGCCGACCCTACGGCCTTCGTCATGACGAATGTCATCGGCACGGTGAACCTGCTCGACGCCGCACGCCGGCACTGGAACGGGAGGTACGAAGGCCGGAGGTTCTACCACATATCCACCGATGAGGTCTACGGTTCACTGGAGAAAGGGACCGGGATGTTTACCGAAACCACCCCCTACGACCCGCACAGCCCCTATTCGGCCTCAAAGGCCTCCTCCGACCATTTCGTCAGGGCTTATCACGATACCTACGGCCTGCCGGTGGTCATCAGCAACTGCTCGAACAACTACGGGCCGTTCCAGTTTCCCGAAAAGCTCATTCCGCTCTTCATCAACAACATCCGGAACTCAAAGCCTCTGCCGCTGTACGGAAAAGGGGAGAACGTGCGCGACTGGCTCTGGGTCGAGGACCATGCCCGGGCCATTGATGTTATCTACCACCGGGGGCGTGACGGGGCGACCTACAATATCGGCGGGCACAATGAGTGGAGCAACATCGACCTGGTCCGGCAGCTGTGCCACATCATGGACGAAAAACTCGGACGCAGGGCGGGGGAGTCGGAAAAGCTCCTCACGTTCGTGACCGACCGGGCCGGCCATGACCTCCGCTACGCCATCGACTCCTCTCTTCTGCAGCGTGAACTCGGCTGGGTTCCCTCCCTCTCATTCGAAGAGGGCCTTCAAAAAACGGTGGAGTGGTATCTTGCAAACGAAGAGTGGCTCGGCGGCGTGACCTCAGGAGCCTATCAGCACTATTACGAAGCCCACTACGGCGGGCGTTAA
- the galE gene encoding UDP-glucose 4-epimerase GalE, with protein sequence MQILVIGGAGYIGSHVVRAFLDNGHEVTVFDNLQTGLRENLFRDASFIHGDIMNPLQLRAAMASGFDGCVHLAALKAAGQSMLEPEAYAESNLTGTINILAEASRAGIGRIIFSSSAAVYGSPAYLPIDEEHPKNPENFYGFTKLEIERLLEWFDRLKGMRYAAIRYFNAAGYDTDGRIGGLELQPENLLPIVMEVAAGMRPELSIYGNDYPTRDGSCIRDYVHVSDLADAHVSAFDYIGRHERSLSVNLGSERGVTVQEMIERARAITGRPIPAVIAGRRAGDPAELVASSVKARELLGWVPRFSDVDTLISSTWKMYERTLAAKTL encoded by the coding sequence ATGCAGATTCTCGTAATCGGCGGAGCAGGCTACATCGGCAGCCACGTGGTTCGCGCTTTTCTTGACAACGGCCACGAGGTCACGGTGTTCGACAATCTCCAAACCGGCCTCAGGGAGAACCTTTTCAGGGATGCATCATTCATCCACGGCGACATCATGAACCCGCTCCAGCTCCGGGCCGCCATGGCTTCGGGTTTTGACGGGTGCGTGCACCTTGCAGCCCTGAAGGCGGCCGGCCAGTCGATGCTCGAGCCCGAGGCATACGCAGAGTCAAACCTCACCGGAACCATCAACATCCTTGCCGAGGCTTCACGGGCCGGTATCGGCCGCATCATCTTCTCTTCCTCGGCGGCAGTCTACGGCAGCCCCGCATACCTGCCCATCGATGAGGAACATCCGAAAAATCCCGAGAACTTCTACGGGTTCACGAAGCTCGAAATCGAGCGGCTCCTCGAGTGGTTCGACCGCTTGAAAGGCATGCGCTATGCAGCCATCCGGTATTTCAATGCTGCGGGCTACGATACAGATGGGCGTATCGGGGGGCTGGAACTGCAGCCCGAAAACCTGCTGCCCATTGTGATGGAGGTGGCTGCCGGCATGCGCCCCGAGCTTTCCATCTACGGCAACGACTATCCGACGAGAGACGGCAGCTGCATCCGGGACTATGTGCATGTCTCGGACCTTGCCGACGCCCACGTCAGTGCATTCGACTATATCGGGCGCCATGAGCGGAGCCTCTCGGTGAACCTCGGGAGCGAGCGCGGGGTCACGGTGCAGGAAATGATCGAGCGCGCCCGCGCCATAACCGGCAGGCCTATTCCGGCAGTCATTGCAGGCCGGAGGGCGGGTGATCCCGCCGAACTTGTCGCATCCTCCGTAAAAGCCCGCGAACTGCTTGGCTGGGTGCCGCGCTTCAGCGACGTCGACACCCTCATATCCTCCACATGGAAAATGTACGAGCGAACCCTTGCAGCAAAAACCCTATGA
- a CDS encoding mannose-1-phosphate guanylyltransferase/mannose-6-phosphate isomerase: MIVPVILSGGAGSRLWPLSRALYPKQLLPLCSENTMLQDTVGRLRDLPGHGPVYCVCNESHRFLVAEQLRATGVPVGGIILEPVGRNTAPAAAVAAMLLERKHPGALMLLLPADHVIADGGAFGAAIEAGAEAAREGGLVTFGVVPTAPETGYGYLKAPAEGGEGLRPRKVEQFVEKPDRKTAERYLESGGYYWNSGIFLFSAKAFQGELQLHAPEMLAACKRALDGASEDLDFLRLDRDAFISSPSDSIDYAVMEKTEHAFLVPLDAGWNDVGAWSALWSVHERDGSGNVTKGDVLLQDVSDSYIHASSRLVAAVGLEHHIIVETCDAVLVASKDRVQDVKLLVDELKKQNREEADIHRRVFRPWGSYETVDQAERFKVKRITVNPGAALSLQKHLHRAEHWIVVRGTARITVEDREVTLHEDQSTYIPVGSFHRLENPAEVPLELIEVQTGGYLGEDDIIRVDDRYGRS; the protein is encoded by the coding sequence ATGATCGTACCAGTCATCCTTTCCGGGGGAGCCGGGTCGCGGCTCTGGCCGCTGTCGCGCGCCCTCTATCCGAAGCAGCTCCTGCCGCTCTGCTCGGAAAATACCATGCTCCAGGATACGGTCGGCCGGCTTCGCGACCTGCCGGGCCACGGCCCCGTCTATTGTGTCTGCAATGAAAGCCACCGGTTCCTTGTTGCCGAGCAGCTGCGGGCAACCGGCGTTCCTGTGGGCGGCATCATCCTTGAGCCCGTAGGCCGCAATACCGCTCCTGCGGCTGCGGTGGCCGCCATGCTTCTTGAGCGGAAGCATCCGGGTGCCCTCATGCTGCTGCTGCCGGCCGATCACGTCATCGCCGACGGGGGGGCGTTCGGCGCCGCCATCGAAGCCGGTGCTGAAGCTGCCCGGGAGGGAGGACTCGTGACTTTCGGCGTCGTTCCAACCGCTCCCGAGACCGGGTACGGCTATCTGAAGGCTCCCGCTGAAGGCGGAGAGGGCCTTCGGCCCCGCAAAGTTGAGCAGTTTGTGGAAAAACCCGACAGAAAGACGGCCGAGCGGTATCTCGAAAGCGGGGGGTACTATTGGAACAGCGGCATTTTCCTTTTCAGCGCGAAAGCCTTTCAGGGCGAACTCCAGCTGCATGCACCCGAGATGCTTGCGGCATGCAAAAGAGCCCTTGACGGGGCTTCGGAAGACCTTGATTTTCTCCGCCTCGACCGGGATGCATTTATCTCCTCTCCGTCTGATTCCATCGATTATGCCGTCATGGAGAAAACAGAGCACGCTTTCCTTGTCCCGCTCGATGCGGGCTGGAACGATGTCGGTGCATGGTCGGCGCTCTGGAGCGTGCATGAGCGAGATGGCTCGGGGAACGTGACGAAGGGTGACGTCCTCTTGCAGGACGTCAGCGACAGCTACATCCATGCTTCGAGCCGACTCGTTGCCGCCGTTGGCCTTGAGCACCACATTATCGTCGAAACGTGCGATGCCGTTCTTGTCGCCTCGAAGGACCGGGTACAGGACGTGAAGCTGCTCGTCGATGAGCTTAAAAAGCAGAACCGCGAGGAGGCCGACATCCATCGCAGGGTGTTCCGTCCCTGGGGCTCATACGAAACCGTCGACCAGGCCGAGCGCTTCAAGGTCAAGCGCATCACGGTGAACCCCGGTGCGGCGCTCTCTCTCCAGAAACATCTGCACCGCGCTGAACACTGGATCGTGGTCCGCGGCACTGCCAGGATTACCGTCGAGGACCGGGAGGTGACGCTCCATGAGGATCAGTCGACCTACATCCCTGTCGGCTCCTTCCACCGGCTCGAAAACCCTGCTGAAGTTCCTCTCGAGCTCATCGAGGTCCAGACCGGCGGTTATCTCGGCGAAGACGACATCATCCGGGTGGATGACCGCTACGGAAGGAGCTGA